AGCATATCTTTGCCGCCATGATTAGACTGGCGAAGAAATAACTTATCACCCGCTGCCGACAAGCTGTAACTGGCAACATCTTTAGCAAATGTTTCTACTTTAGGGCTTAGAGGATCGTATTTCAGCCGTTTCAGGCTGGGCTTACTGCCACGAGTAACGGCGCGGTCAAGAAAATAGAGGCCATCCTTGTTCGCCGTCAATGCTGAATAGTTACCAGATGGGACTGGGACCTGCCACAGTCTCTGGCTCAGGCCACTCCAGTCGACTGTCACCTTATTCGATGATTTTTTGTCTTTATCATCAGCTTCAGGCTTAAGTAATTCATTAGGTTTTTGAAAAGCAAACCTGGCATTTTTATCTAGTGCCAAGGCAAATATTTGACTGCGTTTGTCGAACATGGGGCCTAAATTACGATCGCCCCAGGGCGAGGTAGGTGTAGAATTAAACTGCCTATCGGAGAGGAAATAGAGCCAGTTACCATCGGTACTAAACGCGGGGGAATATGATTCATACTTGTCACTGGTCAGGGTCTCAGCACGCTGTTTAGCTAACGAGTAAAGCACTATTTTTGGTCTGGATTTACCGATTTCTGACTTAGTTAAAGCCATAAATCGACTGTCACCGGACCAGACAATATCGGCATAAGGGCCCAGCCCCTCACCTCGGGTGATGATCTTCTTGTGTCGATTATTTCTCAGATCCAGTAACCAGATGTTACCGTCATAATCATCACTGGCAATGTATCTTCCATCTGGTGACACACTGAGCGACATACGCAAGGTATGTCCATTATCGGTTAACTGTTTAGCACCATTGCCACCATCGGCGGGGAAGCGCCAGATCTCTTGTTCACCGGAGGCATCGCTGATGCCATAGACCCATTTCCCATCAGGACTCATCACAGCATTGCGGATGCGACTGTTACCAGGGAGTGCGATTTCCACCAGACGTGAACCATCAGTGCCCGCTACGGCCACATGACTTCTTGCCGTTATCACGACCTTATTCCCAGAAGGTGAAAGACGAGTCGAAGTGGCATATTTCATCGGGTCGTTGACCCAATGTTCACGGCGCTGTGGAAAATCTGACACTAGCTTGATATCTAATGTGTGGCTGCTATTGGCTGCGATATCATAGAGCTTAATATCGGCGCCCTGCTGAAACACTATGCGACCATTATCTATGCGTGCACCGCGTACCTGCCAATCGGTAAATTGAGTATGCTGCTTAAAATCTTTGCCAGCTAATGTCATCGACCAGATATTGTCATTGCCATCGCTGTCACTGATGAAATAGAGGCGATTATCCCAGAGCATAGGTTGGCGCACTGAGCCGGTATGATCCGATGTTAAGCGCTGAGCTTCGACCTTAGAACCCAATTTGAAACGCCAAAGCTCACCTTTAGCACCGCCGCGATAAACCTTGGCGTTGTCACCGGTAGCCTGTAAGCCAAAACGAGTGAAATACAGATACTCGCCTTTATCATCGATAGTGCCTTCGATGGCATCGGCAAGAGGCAGGTCTTGAGTCTCTAAGGTCTCAGGGTTAACACTTCTGAGCACCCAATAGTTGGCAGGACCTAAGGCATTATCCGTGCCATACAAGACCTGACCATCCGCCGTCCAGCCCTGAACTCGCACTCGGCTATTTTCGAAACTGATCCTCTTTGCCTGACCACCTGTGATAGGGATAACATAAACTTCGCTACTGCCTTCGTAGTTAGCCACATAGGCTACCCAGTTGCCATCTTTCGATACACTAGCCCCTAACTCTTGTGCCGGTAAACTGGTCAACCTTTGCGCCTGGACCTGATCGAGTTTCTTGGTCCAGAGATCGCCCTCGGCGGTAAACACTAAGGTATTACCGCTCAGTGCTGGGGCGCGAAAATAACCAGGATGAATGGTATCTGCTGAAAAAGCCGACAAAGAACTAAGGCTGCCAAGCGCTATCAAGGTACAGGCAACAGAAAAGCGAAGTTTCATGATTAACTCGTATTTATTATTAATATAATTTCCAAGGTAAACAAGGTAGCAAACTTTTATCAATCAAACAGTAAAAACTAGCACCCAAATCATTAGCAAGTGTGTACAAGCGAGTAACCACAGCTAGCCGGTTAAATAACAGAGGAAATGGCATGTGATGAACTGAAATGATTAGCAAGTATGCGAACTAGTCAAGACAGCTAACATATCGAAATCTGTCTTTATCCTCACTAATACTTATCCTCTTAAATCACATGGGGGATGGGACGTTCGCACAAACAGAAAGATACCCACAAAAAAAGGCAGCTATCATATGGATAACTGCCTTTATCCTCTTAAATCACAGAGGAATGGAATATGCTGAACGACTACTGCCAGCTAGTGTTCGATTATTTCAGCCTTAAACTCATTCCACCTTTGATGCTGAGGATGCTCAACCTCTTTGAGACGAGGATATTGCTTGGCAATCTTGGTAGCTAGCTTCTCAGCCTCAGCCCACTGCTTCGAATCGATTAAATGTTGCAGATGATTCAATGCCTGTTTGGCACTCACTACGGCCTCTCGTTGTGGCACACTCTTATTAGGTAAGCCATTACTTGATAGCGCACTTTTTAATGAAGCTTGATTTGGTGAAGCATAGTTTGATGAAACATCGTTTGATGAAGCATGGCTTGATGATGTCTGCTCATCTGACGTCTTGTTCGGCAATGTCAGTTTACTCGGAGCCTCGGCGCCTAGCTTAGCACTGTGTTCAGTGCCATGACCATTGCGATATTCAGTGCGATAGACTTCACCCGCCTGCTTCATTTTCGCCTCGTCAGCCCCAGTAAACTTCGGAGCCGATGCTGGCATAGCGGCGCTCTGCGCTCTTGGTGCTTGCCTGAGTGCACTCTTCATATTGGCACTTTTATTACCTTCAATATTACCTTCAAATCTTGCACCATCGCTAACACCTGAGCCTAATGATTCACTCTTCATACTGTCACTGTTACTAGCTTCAAAGCTTGCACTATAATCTGAGCCTAATGACTCACTCTTCATATTGGCACTGTGACTAGCTTCAAAAATATCGTCATCGACTGCATCAGCCAGTCTAGGCTCAATCATCTCCATCATCATGGGGATATCATCGGATAAACTTATTTGAGAGCTATGAGGATTTAACATGATCACAGTGACCACCAGCATCACGGAAGCCGCCGATGACAATGCCCATCTATTGTTTCGCCAAAAACTTTTATCCACTCTCACCACGTTGTCAGCACGTTTATCACCGGTCAATTGCGCCTTATGCTGACTGTTTTCAGTTGAAACTTTATTACTCACGGCGCTCGACTCTTTGGCCATTTTTATAATGGTTTCATCGAGTTCTCTGCTAGGTTCCTCTTTGGCCTGCAACTTATACCAAGTCTGCAGCTCAATATCGAATTCCTCAGCTTGCTCTGTAGCAGGCTTATGGTGTTGATCATCTTTCATTTTGAACCTCCTGCCACTTATTCATCACACAGGCTTTCAGACCTTGGTTTGCATAGCGAATACGACTCTTGGTCGCTTCGAGCGTCACGCCGACTATGTCTGCAATGGCACCGGCGGTAAAGCCCGCCTCCATATTCAATAACAAGGCTTCTTTCTGCACCGTAGGCAATAATGCTATGCAACGTTTAAGCAGGTTAGCCTTGGCACTATCTTCCATCGCCCTGTCCGGTGACATCTGATCACTGGGAAGAAACGCTTCGCCGTCTTGCTCTTCGGCGAATGTTTCGCTAAACAGATCCACAGGTTTTACCGCCCTGACGTGATCGATAAGCAAGTTATGCGCTATCCGATAGAGCCAGGTAGTAAATTTAGCATCGGCCTGATAGCTGGATGCGGATTTGATGATCCGCCCCCACGTCTCCTGATAGAGGTCTTCTGCAAGCTGTTTATCCCCTATCTGGCGGACAAAATAACGATACAAGCCACCCTTATGTTTTAGATAGAGAGTTTCAAATGCCGAGGTGTCTCCTTTGGCATAGTTCAGCATTAAACACTGATCTATTTCCGTCTCTGTCGCTTTATCTTGCCCTAACGCTTGTGCCACACACCTCTCCTGCTGAAACGCCTCTTCCTTCGATCCTAAACCTATCGAAAGAGAGACTATAGATAAACTAGTCACGGAAAGTTTGCACCCCCTGAACACCTTTGTCTATCTCAAGCTGATATTCGGCAGATTTTATGTGAGGCGCTATGTATTTTGGTTGAACCTCCAGCAAAGGTTTAGGCATGAGATCCTTGGGAATAATGACCCTAGAGATGTTTTCACCTTCAACAACAGCCTCTTGCCCAGCCAAAAGGCGAGCAGTTTTAGCGAGCTGCACAAACTCATGACGATAACCAAACGCATCTTGGCCCATTGCAGATTTAGCCAGTTCGATCATCTTGGAATAGCTCAGATCATGGGTATAGAGATTGTGATTAATCAATTGACCGAGTCCGGCTACCGCGGCGGAAAATCTATAATCATCGCTTGCCTGAGCTAAGGTGTTAATCCCTGAGTTCCGTTTGATAGCATATGAGATCAAACGGCTGGTATCTTCCCCTATAGGTTTATATCTCAACTTGAGAAAGGCTATCTCATCCCGGCTGTATTTTTCCACACCTGTGGCAGCATCATAACCATATCTGAGCTTGTCGTTGGCCTGATTCGGGCTATCGACATAGCTTATCTCATAGAGAGCTGTGACCCTGTGGCCCGCGCCTATCTCGCCCGCATCGACCTTATCATTATTAAAGTCTTCACGATTGAGGGTTCGATTTTCATAACCTATTAAACGATATTCGGAGACAATTGCCGGATTAAACTCCACTTGAATCTTCACATCTTTGGCTATGGTCAATAGGGTCGAACTCAGCTCATCCACCAGCACCTTACGCGCCTCATTGAGGGTATCTATGTAGGCATAATGACCATTGCCCTTATCGGCAAGTTGCTCCATCAGGTGATCGTTATAGTTTCCTTGGCCAAACCCTAAGGTCGTTAGTGCTATACCTTGGTCACGTTTGCTAGCTATCAGGTCCATCAAGGCCTGATGGTCTGTCGTGCCCACATTAAAATCACCATCGGTAGCCAAGATCACCCGATTGACACCACCTTGAATGAAATGTTTCTGGGCGAGTCCATAGGCCTGCTGGATCCCGGCGCCTCCATTGGTCGAGCCCCCGGCCTTAAGATTATTCAATGCCTGGTTGATTGCATAAATGTCATTGCCTTTTACCCCGTCGAGCACCACACCCGATGCGCCAGCATAGACAACGAT
This portion of the Shewanella violacea DSS12 genome encodes:
- a CDS encoding vWA domain-containing protein; the encoded protein is MAYSKAEPAQDSTSHCAVYFPSKLKSVQGFGLSLISVSLLLALTACGEQQTAAEKERESVAKQEITEARDVELKTSEGNAPQSLPMRVQANDAMIEHRTLAEQAISDDKSADMSIDVSSRSYEAGKQASERMIKMKSLSRNHIMGQMSAPGLPAFREASSSDNFKRQTANGIMVAGEIPVSTFSIDTDTGSYTTLRRWINQGRLPEKGTVRVEEMINYFNYQYSTPSTVEQPFSVNTELAPSPYNDHKMLLRIGLKGYEVDKSQLGASNLVFLLDVSGSMNSRDKLPLLKTSLKMLSQQLSEQDHVSIVVYAGASGVVLDGVKGNDIYAINQALNNLKAGGSTNGGAGIQQAYGLAQKHFIQGGVNRVILATDGDFNVGTTDHQALMDLIASKRDQGIALTTLGFGQGNYNDHLMEQLADKGNGHYAYIDTLNEARKVLVDELSSTLLTIAKDVKIQVEFNPAIVSEYRLIGYENRTLNREDFNNDKVDAGEIGAGHRVTALYEISYVDSPNQANDKLRYGYDAATGVEKYSRDEIAFLKLRYKPIGEDTSRLISYAIKRNSGINTLAQASDDYRFSAAVAGLGQLINHNLYTHDLSYSKMIELAKSAMGQDAFGYRHEFVQLAKTARLLAGQEAVVEGENISRVIIPKDLMPKPLLEVQPKYIAPHIKSAEYQLEIDKGVQGVQTFRD
- a CDS encoding sigma-70 family RNA polymerase sigma factor; this translates as MAQALGQDKATETEIDQCLMLNYAKGDTSAFETLYLKHKGGLYRYFVRQIGDKQLAEDLYQETWGRIIKSASSYQADAKFTTWLYRIAHNLLIDHVRAVKPVDLFSETFAEEQDGEAFLPSDQMSPDRAMEDSAKANLLKRCIALLPTVQKEALLLNMEAGFTAGAIADIVGVTLEATKSRIRYANQGLKACVMNKWQEVQNER
- a CDS encoding S41 family peptidase: MKLRFSVACTLIALGSLSSLSAFSADTIHPGYFRAPALSGNTLVFTAEGDLWTKKLDQVQAQRLTSLPAQELGASVSKDGNWVAYVANYEGSSEVYVIPITGGQAKRISFENSRVRVQGWTADGQVLYGTDNALGPANYWVLRSVNPETLETQDLPLADAIEGTIDDKGEYLYFTRFGLQATGDNAKVYRGGAKGELWRFKLGSKVEAQRLTSDHTGSVRQPMLWDNRLYFISDSDGNDNIWSMTLAGKDFKQHTQFTDWQVRGARIDNGRIVFQQGADIKLYDIAANSSHTLDIKLVSDFPQRREHWVNDPMKYATSTRLSPSGNKVVITARSHVAVAGTDGSRLVEIALPGNSRIRNAVMSPDGKWVYGISDASGEQEIWRFPADGGNGAKQLTDNGHTLRMSLSVSPDGRYIASDDYDGNIWLLDLRNNRHKKIITRGEGLGPYADIVWSGDSRFMALTKSEIGKSRPKIVLYSLAKQRAETLTSDKYESYSPAFSTDGNWLYFLSDRQFNSTPTSPWGDRNLGPMFDKRSQIFALALDKNARFAFQKPNELLKPEADDKDKKSSNKVTVDWSGLSQRLWQVPVPSGNYSALTANKDGLYFLDRAVTRGSKPSLKRLKYDPLSPKVETFAKDVASYSLSAAGDKLFLRQSNHGGKDMLIVDAGDKLPKELTNAKVQIQQWQLAIEPRLEWQQMFEDAWLMHRDSFYDKKMRGLDWQATKAKYQPMVDRLTDRHELNDLFKQMMGELDSLHSQVRGGDLDKDKQMAKAASLGARLEQTKAGVKITHIYQNDPELPAQAAPLAKVSVDAEVGDIIVAINGKKVTNVADVTHFLRNQAKKQVLLQLKRGNKQHKTIVKPVTIRSDAKLRYLDWVNHNGIKVSDTSEGKIGYLHLYAMGSGDIASFAREFYANYEKEGLIIDVRRNRGGNIDSWIIEKLLRRTWAFWQPTRGTPNANMQQTFRGHLVVLTDELTYSDGETFSAGIKALGIAPLIGKQTAGAGVWLSGRNSLTDKGMARVAEYPQYAMDGRWILEGRGVSPDIEVDNLPYATFTGHDAQLEKAISYLKDELVQKPIKPLKALPLPGKGMADDISSK